A single genomic interval of Gloeothece citriformis PCC 7424 harbors:
- a CDS encoding GIY-YIG nuclease family protein: MPESSKTTAITFRCPSDVIDSIDGQAKATHQNRTDVLVDLILGSVPNVKVTERQKLPPLPAIYFVFTPDKRLLYIGKADNLQKRWNNHYKYQYFVETSLDCRIGYFTLDSADNLDEVIEEFKQESVSTPQENILVTNGQLNELRQELYSLKRRFDIAFASLSQFGLDNLLKRFEAVKPPRGKQTWQPTSEDQKQGITRSNLMKHFGFNSTPDLESAALFYSLDPDKYLEELSGWQCKPMDKSNSRTRFFPPKP; this comes from the coding sequence ATGCCCGAAAGCTCAAAGACTACGGCTATTACATTCCGTTGCCCGTCCGATGTAATTGATAGCATTGACGGTCAAGCTAAAGCCACTCATCAGAACAGAACTGATGTGCTAGTTGATCTAATCCTCGGTTCAGTTCCCAATGTAAAAGTTACAGAACGTCAAAAACTACCCCCTCTACCTGCTATCTACTTTGTCTTTACCCCAGACAAGCGTTTATTGTACATTGGAAAAGCCGACAACCTACAAAAGCGTTGGAATAACCACTATAAGTATCAATACTTTGTCGAAACCTCCCTCGATTGTAGGATTGGCTATTTTACCCTTGATAGTGCTGATAATTTAGACGAGGTTATAGAAGAGTTTAAACAAGAATCTGTAAGCACTCCTCAAGAGAATATCCTAGTAACAAATGGGCAGTTAAACGAACTCAGGCAGGAACTTTACAGCCTTAAGCGACGGTTTGACATCGCCTTTGCCAGTCTGTCCCAGTTTGGACTAGATAACCTCTTGAAGCGTTTTGAAGCGGTTAAACCCCCTAGAGGTAAGCAGACATGGCAACCCACCAGTGAAGACCAAAAACAGGGCATCACCCGCAGCAACCTAATGAAACACTTTGGTTTTAACTCAACTCCTGACCTGGAGAGTGCCGCATTATTCTATAGCCTTGACCCTGATAAATACCTTGAAGAGTTATCCGGATGGCAGTGTAAACCTATGGATAAAAGCAACAGTAGAACCCGGTTTTTTCCACCTAAGCCTTAA